The following proteins are co-located in the Flectobacillus major DSM 103 genome:
- a CDS encoding DUF4249 domain-containing protein, which produces MNRYYIHLSTLMLMIALLSACINPINDFEQVAYKRFLTVEASITDQVGAQKVKLYQSADKIDGSGNFVAITGAKVYVTTASGQTEDFVEQTSSAAKGVYASSDGFLGKIGETYTLHIKLSNGKEYESTAETMRKAPEIENVITQFEINDAYSKGDARRVGFNVYADFQDDPALGDYYQWFWKHYERAPFCITCVNGAKYNFSTSNCESPRIPNNDVWNYLCSSPCWNTTFSTELNLMSDAYLNGKRITGKKVARVPFSDYTPYYLQLEQRSLTRNSYNYYLSLANQTQNTGTLFDVPAETRFSLNIKNKADVNEKILGIFDVYAVKKRIFYIDRQAGVPDNEYPLKTVVDGNVYSCPPGSVNCQDKVPCLEGLYRTPFRPEGWIGD; this is translated from the coding sequence ATGAACAGATATTATATACACTTGAGTACCTTAATGCTGATGATAGCTTTGTTGTCGGCTTGTATTAATCCTATTAATGATTTTGAGCAAGTAGCCTACAAACGTTTCCTTACGGTAGAGGCTTCGATTACTGACCAAGTGGGTGCTCAGAAAGTGAAATTGTACCAATCGGCCGATAAAATAGATGGTTCGGGCAACTTTGTGGCTATAACAGGAGCGAAAGTGTATGTGACTACGGCATCGGGACAAACTGAGGATTTTGTAGAACAGACTTCGAGTGCTGCCAAGGGGGTGTATGCTTCGTCTGATGGTTTTTTGGGGAAAATAGGCGAAACCTATACTTTGCATATCAAGTTGAGCAATGGAAAAGAATATGAGTCAACGGCAGAAACGATGCGAAAAGCTCCAGAGATTGAAAATGTCATTACTCAATTTGAAATAAATGACGCTTATTCAAAGGGCGATGCTCGTAGAGTGGGCTTTAATGTATATGCCGATTTTCAGGATGATCCAGCTTTGGGCGATTACTATCAGTGGTTTTGGAAGCATTATGAACGGGCACCTTTTTGTATTACTTGTGTGAATGGTGCAAAATATAACTTTAGTACCAGCAATTGCGAGTCTCCTCGTATTCCTAATAACGACGTTTGGAATTATTTATGTAGCTCGCCTTGTTGGAATACCACTTTTAGTACCGAACTAAATCTGATGTCGGATGCCTATTTGAATGGTAAGCGAATTACAGGTAAAAAAGTCGCAAGAGTTCCTTTTTCAGACTACACTCCTTATTATTTGCAGCTCGAACAACGCTCTTTGACTCGTAATTCATATAATTATTACCTGAGCCTTGCCAATCAAACCCAAAATACAGGAACACTGTTTGATGTGCCAGCCGAAACTCGCTTCAGTCTCAATATCAAGAATAAGGCGGATGTAAATGAGAAAATCTTGGGGATATTTGATGTATATGCTGTTAAAAAACGTATTTTTTATATTGACAGACAAGCGGGTGTGCCAGACAATGAATATCCATTAAAAACGGTTGTTGATGGAAACGTGTATAGTTGCCCGCCAGGTAGTGTGAATTGTCAGGATAAAGTACCTTGTTTGGAAGGGCTTTACCGAACACCCTTCCGACCAGAAGGTTGGATAGGCGATTAA
- a CDS encoding helix-turn-helix transcriptional regulator, which translates to MYKKISGEDFSGLISRQFDHNGANQQNNTLHSPYFDCSSSILVNQHFHILHIKADFRENMLVQNMNDSDHLSLHFQLKGYSNARISGFEHTQSLKQYQTRAISCCQIQASYEFPAQKNYEYITISVKPSIVPSLLATIDWPAYQELALANQSFSITEHAQPFLAEQLQVIQQLLNNPFPNDLQERFQFLKIAELLLWYKSIPATYPIAKSPISASDQEKLWALKDFLDIHYLEPLAVHDLPKIFLLNDFKLKTGFKALFNTTPYQYILELRMQYARQCLLDQPNYSIDTLAEKLHYSTKGHFMTAFRKRFGRLV; encoded by the coding sequence ATGTATAAAAAAATATCAGGCGAAGATTTTTCAGGTTTGATCAGCAGGCAGTTTGACCACAATGGAGCAAACCAACAAAACAATACGCTCCATTCGCCTTATTTTGACTGTTCTAGCTCGATTCTTGTCAATCAGCATTTTCATATTTTACATATCAAAGCAGATTTTCGAGAAAATATGTTGGTACAAAACATGAACGACAGCGACCATTTGAGTCTTCATTTTCAGCTAAAAGGATATTCTAATGCTCGAATTAGTGGTTTTGAACATACTCAATCTCTCAAACAATATCAAACTAGGGCTATTTCATGTTGTCAGATACAAGCTAGTTATGAATTTCCAGCCCAGAAAAACTACGAATACATTACCATAAGTGTCAAGCCCAGTATTGTTCCATCGCTATTAGCCACTATCGACTGGCCAGCATATCAGGAATTGGCACTGGCCAATCAGTCGTTTTCGATTACAGAACACGCACAACCTTTTTTAGCCGAACAGCTTCAAGTGATTCAACAACTTCTCAACAACCCTTTTCCGAACGATTTACAGGAACGGTTTCAGTTTTTGAAAATTGCAGAATTACTTCTTTGGTACAAAAGCATTCCAGCAACTTACCCTATAGCCAAAAGCCCCATAAGTGCATCGGATCAAGAGAAGCTATGGGCATTAAAAGACTTTCTGGATATTCATTACCTAGAGCCTCTTGCGGTACATGATTTACCCAAAATATTTTTACTCAATGATTTTAAGCTAAAAACAGGCTTCAAAGCTCTTTTCAATACAACCCCTTATCAATACATACTGGAGCTACGGATGCAATACGCCCGCCAGTGCCTCCTCGACCAGCCCAATTATTCGATAGATACCCTTGCCGAAAAATTACATTACAGCACCAAAGGCCATTTTATGACAGCCTTTAGAAAACGCTTTGGCAGGCTTGTCTAA
- a CDS encoding TonB-dependent receptor, whose amino-acid sequence MKLILPCYKWLFYSFLLMLCFESVSQNTSPQFFTIEGIVTEYGTEMPIRGATLSLDFRKSGYITDSLGRFKIYLPPGEYVIKVSSVGYKSYRTRLLLQKDEQLKIELEDVSKTLEEVIVSSQATRKSIQTPSLGVTLLNIKGIKKLPAMMGEVDIIRSIQTLPGVSSVGEGSNGVNVRGGNVDQNLIYIDDMPIFNPTHLFGLFSVFASDAIRELELYKGGIPARFGGRTASVLDIKVTEPNLEKFKLSGGVGLVSNRAMVEVPLIKEKLSVLVAGRVSFNDFLFKWLGPENIKNTKANFYDLATKVYFRPNKNNTFSLSAYLSKDFYQVDSLFSLENVIAKQTKFDYGHQNAALHWSHYFNPQLSMEVVGVTSFYKTLTYAPDSVNNIDLRNSVLYNNLKIGFDYSPSDAHKINFGASLVRYDIAPGSLNKEVKSRIAAVELPKEQSMEMGVFVDDEFKVNDKFTIQAGLRYARYWAYGAGTINYYADSEPKSVGSIIGTKQFANGEVMQSYGGFEPRVTMKYSLGENSTLKLGYNRMQQFVQLISNNTTPLPTARWKLADEYVKPQQSDFLSLGAFHTFKENIWELSAEGYYRKSNNILDYISGANLQLNKNIETQLISGEGKAYGLELMLTKKKGELSGWVSYTYARSLQQMRGDFPEIQQISNGNWFPSNYDKPHILNMMLNIQPTRHHSFSFTFAYQTGRPFSSPVGIFAIDNQKYPVYESRNNGRISDYHRLDFSWTITNPSMKDKRWEGSWTFTIYNIYARQNAYSVFFKSALGSIKPYELSVFGAPFISLTYNFKFL is encoded by the coding sequence ATGAAACTAATTCTACCGTGCTACAAGTGGCTATTTTATTCTTTCCTATTGATGTTATGTTTTGAAAGTGTGTCTCAAAATACCAGCCCTCAATTTTTTACAATAGAGGGTATTGTTACTGAATATGGCACCGAAATGCCCATTCGTGGAGCTACCCTGTCACTGGATTTTCGGAAGTCGGGCTATATTACTGATAGCCTTGGCCGCTTCAAAATTTATTTGCCTCCAGGCGAATATGTCATCAAGGTAAGTAGTGTAGGTTATAAGTCGTATAGAACCAGATTACTTTTACAAAAGGATGAGCAACTCAAAATTGAGTTGGAGGATGTTAGCAAAACCCTAGAGGAGGTTATTGTGTCGAGTCAGGCTACTCGCAAAAGTATCCAAACACCCTCGTTGGGTGTAACTTTGTTAAATATCAAGGGAATCAAAAAGCTGCCCGCAATGATGGGGGAGGTTGATATTATTCGGTCTATTCAGACATTGCCGGGGGTTTCGTCGGTGGGGGAAGGGTCTAATGGCGTAAATGTTAGAGGAGGCAACGTTGATCAAAACCTTATCTATATCGACGATATGCCTATTTTTAACCCAACACACTTATTTGGTTTGTTTTCGGTATTTGCTTCTGATGCCATACGTGAGTTAGAGCTTTATAAAGGAGGTATTCCTGCTCGTTTTGGAGGGCGTACTGCGTCGGTATTAGATATTAAAGTAACCGAACCTAACCTAGAGAAGTTTAAGCTGTCGGGCGGAGTAGGCTTGGTGTCGAACAGAGCCATGGTTGAAGTTCCTCTTATCAAGGAAAAACTATCGGTATTAGTGGCTGGGCGTGTGTCGTTCAACGACTTCTTGTTTAAATGGCTTGGCCCTGAGAATATCAAAAATACCAAGGCTAATTTCTATGATTTAGCTACAAAAGTATATTTTCGTCCTAATAAAAATAATACCTTTTCGCTATCGGCTTATCTTAGTAAAGATTTTTATCAGGTAGATTCTTTGTTTAGTCTTGAAAACGTGATTGCCAAACAAACGAAATTTGACTACGGGCATCAAAATGCCGCTCTTCACTGGAGTCACTATTTTAATCCTCAGCTAAGTATGGAAGTGGTAGGCGTAACCAGTTTTTACAAAACACTTACCTATGCACCCGACTCGGTCAATAATATTGATTTGAGAAATAGTGTATTGTATAATAACCTCAAAATAGGTTTTGATTATAGTCCTTCCGATGCTCATAAAATCAATTTTGGGGCGAGTTTGGTACGATATGACATTGCACCAGGAAGCTTGAACAAAGAGGTGAAGTCGAGAATTGCAGCGGTAGAATTACCCAAGGAGCAGTCGATGGAAATGGGTGTTTTTGTAGATGATGAGTTTAAGGTAAATGATAAATTTACGATTCAGGCAGGCTTACGTTATGCTCGTTATTGGGCTTATGGTGCTGGAACAATCAATTATTATGCCGACTCAGAACCCAAATCGGTAGGGTCGATTATCGGTACAAAGCAGTTTGCTAATGGCGAGGTTATGCAGTCGTACGGAGGTTTTGAACCAAGAGTTACTATGAAATATTCTTTGGGCGAAAACAGTACGCTGAAATTAGGATATAACCGAATGCAGCAATTTGTTCAGCTTATTTCAAATAACACCACGCCATTGCCTACCGCTCGATGGAAACTGGCCGATGAATATGTAAAACCACAACAAAGCGATTTTTTGTCGTTGGGAGCTTTCCATACATTCAAAGAAAATATCTGGGAGCTTTCGGCTGAAGGATATTACCGTAAGTCCAACAATATATTAGATTATATTTCTGGGGCTAATTTACAGTTGAACAAAAATATTGAAACGCAGTTGATTTCGGGTGAAGGAAAAGCGTATGGCTTAGAACTTATGCTTACCAAGAAAAAAGGTGAACTGAGCGGATGGGTGAGTTATACGTATGCTCGTAGTTTGCAACAGATGCGAGGCGATTTTCCAGAAATTCAGCAGATAAGCAACGGCAACTGGTTTCCGTCCAACTACGACAAGCCTCATATCTTAAATATGATGTTGAATATTCAGCCTACTAGGCATCATAGTTTCTCGTTTACATTTGCTTACCAAACGGGTCGTCCGTTTTCTTCGCCAGTTGGGATATTTGCTATCGACAATCAAAAGTATCCAGTATACGAATCTCGTAATAATGGAAGGATTTCAGATTATCATCGTTTAGATTTTTCTTGGACTATTACCAATCCTTCTATGAAAGATAAACGTTGGGAGGGAAGCTGGACTTTTACGATATATAATATCTATGCCCGACAAAATGCCTATTCGGTATTTTTTAAATCGGCACTTGGTAGTATCAAGCCTTATGAGTTGAGCGTATTTGGAGCACCGTTTATTTCGTTGACTTATAATTTCAAATTTTTATAA
- a CDS encoding HAD family hydrolase, whose translation MKIKVIAFDADDTLWINEPYFQEIEQRFCELLEDYLPQHTAARELLQVEIGNLPLYGYGVKGFVLSMIEAALKISDKTIHIDAVEKIIAYGKEMIEKPIELLEGVEDVLKNLQGQYRLVVATKGDLLDQERKLKRSGLEGYFHHIEIMSDKKESDYLKLIRHLDIQPEEFMMVGNSLKSDVLPVLAIGGYGVHVPYHTTWAHEKVEHVVEHPHFYEGQGLSSILLLLQSQ comes from the coding sequence ATGAAAATTAAAGTAATTGCTTTTGATGCCGATGATACTTTGTGGATTAACGAACCGTATTTTCAGGAAATAGAACAGCGTTTTTGTGAATTGCTAGAAGACTACCTTCCACAGCATACCGCCGCAAGGGAGTTGTTGCAGGTCGAAATCGGCAATTTGCCTTTGTATGGCTATGGTGTAAAAGGTTTTGTACTGAGTATGATTGAGGCGGCTTTGAAGATTTCGGATAAAACGATTCATATAGATGCCGTCGAAAAAATTATTGCTTATGGTAAAGAAATGATTGAAAAGCCTATTGAACTACTAGAGGGAGTAGAGGATGTACTAAAAAACCTGCAAGGGCAGTACAGGCTAGTGGTGGCTACCAAGGGTGACCTGCTCGACCAAGAACGCAAACTCAAAAGGTCGGGATTGGAAGGTTATTTTCACCATATCGAAATTATGTCTGATAAAAAAGAATCTGACTATCTGAAGCTCATCAGACACCTTGATATACAGCCCGAAGAGTTTATGATGGTTGGGAATTCGCTAAAATCCGATGTTTTGCCAGTATTGGCTATTGGTGGTTATGGTGTACATGTGCCATATCATACTACATGGGCTCATGAAAAAGTAGAACATGTTGTAGAACATCCTCATTTTTATGAAGGGCAAGGGCTTTCGTCTATTTTGCTGCTTTTACAAAGCCAATAA
- a CDS encoding IS1/IS1595 family N-terminal zinc-binding domain-containing protein, with the protein MNCSHCGSTTTKKNGHTHYGKQNYLCHSCNRQFVEGGQDWFVSESDKIFINKLLLERISLSSICRVCNVSEQWLLAYIKKLYEALPDDLNADLTLPDIEVYLADRMDEEIGRIEVIKKNRLHYRTTSKYQKVR; encoded by the coding sequence ATGAACTGTAGTCACTGTGGTAGTACAACAACAAAGAAGAATGGTCATACCCATTATGGGAAACAAAACTATTTATGTCATAGTTGCAACCGTCAATTTGTAGAAGGTGGTCAAGATTGGTTTGTATCGGAGTCTGATAAAATCTTTATCAACAAATTGCTTTTAGAGCGAATTTCGCTATCAAGTATTTGTCGAGTATGCAATGTGAGCGAGCAATGGCTTTTAGCCTATATTAAAAAGTTATATGAAGCCTTACCTGATGATTTGAATGCTGACTTAACCTTGCCTGATATTGAAGTTTATTTAGCAGACAGGATGGATGAAGAAATAGGTAGAATAGAGGTTATAAAAAAAAATCGGTTGCATTACAGGACTACATCCAAGTACCAGAAAGTGAGGTGA
- a CDS encoding DUF6443 domain-containing protein — protein MKKNLQLLILMYVVSAIKLQAQSISTNKNAIMEQTPREATTSLTGTYATILSNIKYFDGLGRPTQSIIYRGTPDANKDIISSTSEYDSFGRNYKNILPVASETNTGGFANQAQSLAQSFYNDLYPFTQVALYENSPTNRPLNTYGAGKNWRDNNKYTQSKYLIANSNEVLLFDVSSIGANITGTYGASQLYKNETISEQGNKTVEYTDKDGKTIQKNSQNGLNSYLSTLYIYDDFERLRYVIPPLALSKFGTETGLLQNFSETDDIFKEGIYGYHYDNQGRLTEKHIPGTGWTRYVYDKQDRIVLENDDKDANASPNYWKFSQYDALGRVIRTGLINNIGTYSRSQLQSEFDAVSVPYEERGSTLLGYTNRSFPSSYTPAETNIKTVNYYDDYTWQTETAYNFQPANAFHTQANTKGLQTGALVRNVETNDWYKSVNYYDYKGRVIQTFNQNHLGGIDRTDFQYRFNGEILATRITQKKPGVNDLVELYEYSYDHVGRKTTFSHNSKVVAKYQYDEIGRLKTKTFAPAGTPIGSKQSGQWTNTATWLSNSIPTIEDIVTINSGHTVTMPSNTTAYAGALVMNPNANLAMQNIGQLNIGNANINTLYSLDYKYHIRGGLKGINLDANNDLTNSLFSYKLDYEEDGTYYDGNIRNQYWKSNIDGIQRAYQYNYDGTSRITAATYGSTKAGENYALNNVIYDANGNILSLSRNGATNTNYTSFGNVDNLNYTYQTNSNKLLKIQDATIGNPDLGDFRDGNITGNDYDYYADGSLKKDLNKGIDSIKYNYLKLVNRIKFSNGTWVNYQYDANGKKIKKVTSQGITTDYIANKIYENGNLYQTSHDEGRIVNGIYEYNITDHLGNLRVSFKDSAGIATPLQSLFYDPWGLSMKGMAITRNPANFNKFQFLNRELQVETGYIDLIHRQFDPTIARFTSQDPVIEGQEHLSLYQYGWNNPILKSDPDGKEPCCGGVIDFVSGTIDAIMENNIPLATSYVNPNGSSSYRAGATTGHILSMIGATAEIITGIGGDATAAVGEGVTLGGATPVAVPLATGSTSMILHGGSTFAKAAYYLNSEGKKGRDKETQGNFEKMGKEKRSSAERMPKDAAKEVGVDSKKLGKAIHDYKKKNNMGGKDNLSWKELISLAKSLKPTKK, from the coding sequence ATGAAAAAGAATTTACAACTATTGATATTAATGTATGTTGTTAGTGCTATCAAGCTTCAGGCTCAAAGTATTTCTACTAACAAAAATGCCATCATGGAACAAACGCCCCGTGAAGCAACCACTTCTTTAACGGGGACATACGCTACCATACTCTCCAACATCAAATATTTTGATGGACTAGGACGGCCTACTCAATCCATTATATACAGAGGTACTCCCGATGCTAATAAAGACATTATCTCATCAACCTCTGAGTACGATAGTTTTGGGCGAAATTATAAAAACATCCTACCCGTAGCTTCAGAAACTAACACGGGTGGGTTCGCCAATCAGGCACAGTCATTGGCTCAATCTTTTTATAACGACCTATATCCTTTTACCCAAGTTGCTTTGTACGAAAATTCGCCTACAAACAGACCCCTAAATACCTATGGGGCAGGAAAAAACTGGCGTGACAACAATAAATACACCCAATCTAAATACCTAATTGCCAACAGTAATGAGGTACTGTTATTTGATGTTAGCAGTATAGGGGCCAATATTACTGGAACTTATGGTGCATCACAGCTCTATAAAAATGAAACCATATCAGAGCAAGGAAACAAAACTGTAGAATATACCGATAAAGACGGCAAAACCATTCAAAAAAACAGCCAAAATGGCCTAAATAGTTATTTAAGTACACTTTACATTTACGATGATTTTGAGCGATTACGCTACGTTATACCACCCCTAGCACTTAGTAAATTTGGTACTGAAACAGGCTTATTACAAAACTTTTCAGAAACAGACGACATCTTCAAAGAAGGCATCTACGGCTATCATTACGACAACCAAGGGCGTTTAACCGAAAAACATATCCCTGGAACAGGCTGGACACGCTATGTTTATGACAAACAAGACCGAATCGTCCTCGAAAACGATGACAAAGATGCCAATGCCAGTCCCAACTACTGGAAGTTTAGCCAGTACGATGCCTTAGGAAGGGTAATCCGAACAGGACTTATCAATAACATTGGTACTTATAGCCGTAGCCAATTACAAAGCGAGTTTGATGCCGTAAGCGTTCCCTACGAAGAAAGGGGCTCAACCCTTTTGGGCTATACCAATCGCTCGTTTCCAAGCAGTTATACCCCTGCCGAGACCAACATAAAAACCGTCAACTACTACGACGATTACACATGGCAAACAGAAACAGCCTACAACTTCCAGCCGGCCAATGCCTTCCATACACAAGCCAATACCAAAGGCCTCCAAACAGGAGCATTGGTACGAAACGTTGAAACCAACGACTGGTACAAATCTGTCAACTATTACGATTATAAAGGGCGAGTTATTCAGACATTTAACCAAAACCATTTGGGCGGTATCGACCGTACCGATTTCCAATATCGCTTTAATGGAGAAATTCTTGCCACTAGAATCACACAAAAAAAACCAGGGGTTAATGATTTAGTAGAACTCTATGAATATTCCTACGACCACGTAGGAAGAAAAACCACTTTTTCGCATAATAGCAAAGTTGTAGCCAAATATCAATACGATGAAATAGGACGGTTAAAAACCAAAACATTCGCTCCCGCTGGTACTCCTATAGGAAGCAAACAATCGGGACAATGGACAAATACCGCTACATGGCTCAGCAATAGCATACCTACTATAGAAGATATAGTAACCATCAACTCAGGGCATACCGTAACAATGCCCTCCAATACAACAGCCTATGCAGGAGCATTGGTAATGAACCCCAATGCCAACCTTGCCATGCAAAACATTGGTCAACTCAATATAGGAAATGCCAATATCAACACCCTATACAGCCTTGATTACAAATACCATATCAGAGGCGGATTAAAAGGCATCAACCTCGATGCCAATAATGATTTAACCAATAGCCTATTTAGTTACAAACTAGACTACGAAGAAGATGGTACATATTACGACGGAAATATCAGAAACCAATATTGGAAAAGCAACATCGACGGTATCCAAAGAGCCTATCAATACAACTACGACGGGACTTCTCGCATCACCGCTGCCACTTATGGAAGTACCAAAGCTGGTGAAAACTATGCCCTAAATAACGTAATTTATGATGCCAATGGGAATATCCTTAGTCTTAGTAGAAATGGTGCAACGAATACCAATTATACCAGTTTTGGCAATGTCGATAACCTAAATTACACTTATCAAACCAATTCCAACAAACTCCTGAAAATTCAAGATGCCACCATTGGCAATCCAGACTTAGGTGATTTTAGAGATGGTAATATTACTGGTAACGATTATGATTATTACGCTGATGGTAGTTTGAAAAAAGACTTAAACAAAGGAATTGATAGTATCAAATACAATTATCTCAAATTAGTCAATCGAATTAAGTTTAGCAATGGAACTTGGGTAAACTATCAATATGATGCCAATGGAAAGAAAATCAAAAAGGTTACTTCTCAAGGAATAACAACCGATTATATTGCCAATAAAATTTATGAGAATGGTAATCTGTACCAAACCTCTCACGACGAAGGAAGAATTGTCAATGGTATTTATGAATACAATATCACTGACCACTTAGGTAATCTAAGAGTATCATTCAAAGACTCCGCAGGAATTGCCACACCTCTTCAAAGCCTATTCTACGACCCGTGGGGCTTGTCGATGAAAGGGATGGCAATTACACGAAATCCTGCTAACTTCAATAAATTTCAATTTTTAAATCGAGAATTACAGGTTGAAACAGGCTATATAGACTTGATTCACAGACAGTTTGACCCTACTATTGCAAGATTCACTAGTCAAGACCCTGTAATAGAAGGACAAGAACACTTATCTTTATATCAATATGGGTGGAATAATCCGATTCTCAAATCTGACCCTGATGGTAAAGAACCATGTTGTGGAGGAGTAATAGATTTTGTTTCAGGAACTATAGACGCTATCATGGAAAACAATATTCCATTAGCGACAAGTTATGTAAACCCCAACGGTTCTAGCTCTTACCGTGCAGGAGCAACAACAGGTCATATACTTTCAATGATTGGAGCAACAGCCGAAATCATCACAGGTATAGGTGGCGATGCAACAGCAGCGGTAGGAGAAGGCGTGACATTAGGGGGAGCCACCCCAGTAGCAGTACCATTGGCAACAGGTAGTACTAGCATGATTTTACATGGTGGTTCTACGTTTGCAAAAGCAGCTTATTATCTTAATTCCGAGGGAAAGAAAGGGAGAGATAAAGAGACACAGGGAAACTTTGAAAAAATGGGTAAAGAAAAAAGAAGCTCAGCAGAAAGAATGCCTAAAGATGCTGCAAAAGAGGTAGGTGTGGATTCAAAAAAACTTGGTAAAGCAATACATGATTACAAAAAGAAAAATAATATGGGCGGAAAAGATAATTTATCGTGGAAAGAACTTATAAGTTTAGCCAAATCATTAAAACCAACAAAGAAATAA
- a CDS encoding chloride channel protein, which yields MSELARLFSSAIGRIKNKKIKHNILQAIPFWAASLITGFVAVLYAKLFALAEHLIFQLFESHAWAIFVVAPVGFVTSWWLVERFEPLSKGSGIPQVMAAIDLATPKQSHLIKHLLSVRIVIIKILSSMLLVMSGGAVGREGPTIQISASIFRKINEMLPSWYPKIANKNMIMTGAAAGLAAAFNTPLGGIVFAVEELTKTHISYFKSAIFTAVIIAGLTAQAFAGPYLYLGFPKVEHISYFILFAVVLVASVAGLLGSGMSKVILGVLAWKKRLPSKAYHVGYALFCAMLIACMAYFISGQALGSGKEIMMQLLFTDQKTLPWYLPILRMISSVFSFTSGGAGGIFAPGLATGASIGSWIAGLLEVSPSHTNVLILTGMVAFLTGITRSPFTSAILVLEMTDRNNLILHLMLAGLVASYVSLIIDKHSFYDHLKHTYLKEVESCS from the coding sequence ATGAGTGAACTAGCTCGCTTATTTAGTTCTGCTATTGGTAGAATCAAGAATAAAAAAATTAAGCACAATATTTTGCAGGCTATCCCTTTCTGGGCAGCATCTTTGATTACTGGTTTTGTAGCGGTATTGTATGCCAAGTTATTTGCTTTGGCGGAACATCTTATTTTTCAGCTTTTTGAAAGTCATGCTTGGGCGATTTTTGTGGTAGCTCCTGTTGGGTTTGTTACCTCGTGGTGGCTTGTAGAAAGGTTCGAGCCATTGTCGAAGGGTAGTGGAATACCCCAAGTAATGGCGGCTATTGATCTAGCTACACCCAAGCAGAGCCATTTAATCAAACACTTGCTAAGTGTTAGGATTGTCATTATCAAAATACTATCGAGTATGCTGCTGGTGATGTCGGGTGGTGCTGTGGGGCGTGAAGGCCCAACCATTCAGATTTCGGCCTCTATTTTCCGAAAAATCAATGAAATGCTGCCAAGTTGGTATCCAAAAATTGCCAATAAAAATATGATAATGACGGGTGCAGCCGCAGGTTTGGCTGCTGCATTTAATACCCCTCTTGGCGGCATTGTATTCGCTGTAGAGGAGTTGACCAAAACGCATATTAGTTATTTTAAGTCGGCTATATTTACGGCTGTAATTATTGCTGGCCTAACAGCACAAGCTTTTGCTGGGCCTTATTTGTATTTGGGTTTTCCTAAAGTAGAACATATCTCGTATTTTATACTTTTTGCAGTGGTGCTGGTAGCCAGTGTGGCAGGGTTGTTGGGCAGTGGGATGTCTAAGGTTATATTAGGCGTATTGGCTTGGAAAAAGCGGTTGCCATCAAAGGCTTATCATGTTGGATATGCCTTATTTTGTGCTATGCTGATAGCCTGTATGGCTTATTTTATCTCAGGGCAGGCATTGGGCTCGGGCAAAGAAATTATGATGCAGTTGTTGTTTACCGATCAAAAAACACTTCCTTGGTATTTGCCTATTTTGCGAATGATTAGTTCTGTTTTTTCATTTACTTCTGGTGGAGCAGGTGGGATATTTGCTCCAGGCTTGGCTACAGGTGCCAGTATTGGCTCATGGATTGCAGGGTTGTTGGAGGTATCGCCTTCACATACCAACGTATTGATTTTGACAGGAATGGTTGCTTTTTTGACGGGTATAACTCGTTCGCCATTTACATCAGCTATTTTGGTACTAGAAATGACCGACCGCAACAATCTTATTCTGCACTTAATGCTGGCGGGGTTGGTGGCTAGCTATGTTTCTTTGATCATAGACAAACATTCTTTTTATGACCATCTAAAACATACCTATTTGAAGGAAGTAGAATCGTGTTCTTAG